A portion of the Bacteroides faecium genome contains these proteins:
- the lysA gene encoding diaminopimelate decarboxylase, giving the protein MKGIFPIDKFRTLQTPFYYYDTKVLRDTLSAINHEVAKYPNYSVHYAVKANANPKVLTIIRESGMGADCVSGGEIRAAIRAGFPANKVVFAGVGKADWEINLGLEYGIFCFNVESIPELEVINELAAAQNKIANVAFRINPDVGAHTHANITTGLAENKFGISMQDMDKVIDVALEMKNIKFIGLHFHIGSQILDMGDFVALCNRVNELQDKLEARRILVEHINVGGGLGIDYGHPNRQAIPNFKEYFTTYAGQLKLRPYQTLHFELGRAVVGQCGTLISKVLYVKQGAKKKFAILDAGMTDLIRPALYQAYHKMENITSEEPVEAYDVVGPICESSDVFGKAIDLNKVKRGDLIALRSAGAYGEIMASGYNCRELPKGYTSDDLV; this is encoded by the coding sequence ATGAAAGGAATATTTCCAATCGATAAGTTCCGCACTTTGCAGACCCCTTTCTATTATTACGATACCAAGGTGCTGCGTGATACATTGTCGGCTATAAACCACGAGGTTGCCAAATATCCTAATTATTCAGTGCATTACGCTGTCAAGGCCAATGCCAACCCGAAAGTACTGACCATCATCCGTGAGAGCGGCATGGGAGCCGACTGCGTGAGCGGTGGAGAAATCCGTGCGGCTATCCGTGCCGGATTCCCCGCAAACAAAGTTGTTTTTGCCGGAGTAGGCAAAGCCGACTGGGAAATCAACCTCGGCCTGGAGTACGGCATCTTCTGCTTCAATGTAGAATCCATCCCCGAACTGGAAGTCATCAACGAACTGGCTGCCGCACAAAACAAGATAGCCAATGTCGCCTTCCGTATCAACCCCGATGTAGGTGCGCATACTCATGCCAACATTACCACCGGACTGGCTGAAAACAAATTTGGTATCAGCATGCAGGATATGGACAAAGTGATTGACGTGGCTCTCGAAATGAAGAATATCAAGTTCATCGGACTCCACTTCCATATCGGTTCGCAGATTCTCGATATGGGTGACTTTGTCGCCCTCTGCAATCGTGTCAACGAACTACAGGATAAACTGGAAGCCCGGCGGATTCTAGTGGAACATATCAATGTGGGCGGTGGACTCGGCATTGATTACGGACACCCCAACCGTCAGGCAATCCCGAACTTCAAAGAATACTTCACAACCTACGCCGGACAACTGAAACTGCGTCCCTACCAGACACTGCATTTCGAATTAGGACGCGCGGTCGTTGGGCAGTGTGGTACATTGATATCCAAAGTACTGTATGTGAAACAAGGGGCGAAGAAAAAATTCGCCATCCTCGACGCCGGTATGACCGACCTGATTCGTCCCGCCCTCTACCAAGCCTACCATAAAATGGAAAATATTACATCCGAAGAACCGGTAGAAGCTTATGACGTAGTAGGTCCTATCTGCGAATCGTCCGATGTTTTCGGAAAGGCGATAGACTTGAACAAAGTGAAGCGCGGCGACCTGATAGCCCTTCGCTCTGCAGGTGCATACGGTGAAATCATGGCATCCGGCTACAACTGCCGCGAGCTCCCGAAAGGATATACTTCCGATGATTTGGTGTAA
- a CDS encoding aspartate kinase: MKVLKFGGTSVGSAQRMKEVAKLITDGEQKIVVLSAMSGTTNTLVEISDYLYKKNPEGANEIINKLESKYKQHVDELFATQEYKQKGLEIIKSHFDYIRSYTKDLFTLFEEKVVLAQGELISTAMVNFYLQECGVKSVLLPALEFMRTDKNAEPDPVYIKEKLQTQLDLYPDMDIYITQGFICRNAYGEIDNLQRGGSDYTASLIGAAVNASEIQIWTDIDGMHNNDPRIVDKTAPVRQLHFEEAAELAYFGAKILHPTCIQPAKYANIPVRLLNTMDPEAPGTLISNDTEKGKIKAVAAKENITAIKIKSSRMLLAHGFLRKVFEIFESYQTSIDMICTSEVGVSVTIDNTKHLNEILDDLKKYGTVTIDKDMCIICVVGDLEWENVGFEAKALDAMRDIPVRMISFGGSNYNISFLIRECDKKTALQSLSDMLFNNK; encoded by the coding sequence ATGAAAGTTTTAAAGTTTGGAGGAACTTCCGTAGGTTCTGCTCAACGCATGAAGGAAGTAGCCAAATTGATTACCGATGGTGAACAGAAGATTGTTGTCCTTTCAGCTATGTCAGGCACGACAAACACATTGGTGGAAATTTCGGACTATCTGTATAAGAAGAATCCGGAGGGTGCCAACGAGATTATCAATAAGCTGGAATCTAAATATAAACAGCACGTTGATGAACTTTTCGCAACCCAGGAATATAAACAGAAAGGTCTTGAAATCATCAAGTCTCACTTCGACTACATCCGTTCCTATACGAAAGACCTTTTCACTTTGTTTGAAGAGAAAGTGGTCTTGGCACAGGGCGAACTCATCTCTACGGCTATGGTGAACTTCTACCTGCAGGAATGTGGCGTGAAGTCCGTATTGCTTCCGGCTTTGGAATTCATGCGTACTGACAAGAACGCAGAGCCGGACCCTGTATATATTAAGGAGAAGTTGCAGACTCAGCTCGACCTCTATCCTGATATGGACATCTACATCACGCAAGGTTTCATCTGCCGCAACGCTTACGGTGAGATAGACAACCTGCAACGTGGTGGCAGCGATTACACCGCATCCCTGATTGGAGCAGCAGTGAACGCTTCTGAAATCCAAATTTGGACAGACATCGACGGCATGCACAACAACGACCCGCGCATTGTGGACAAGACAGCCCCGGTTCGTCAGCTTCATTTTGAAGAAGCGGCCGAGTTGGCTTACTTCGGTGCAAAAATCCTGCACCCGACTTGTATCCAGCCTGCCAAATATGCCAATATCCCCGTGCGCCTGTTGAACACCATGGACCCGGAAGCTCCCGGCACATTGATTTCCAACGACACGGAAAAAGGCAAAATCAAAGCAGTAGCCGCCAAAGAAAACATCACAGCTATCAAAATCAAATCCAGCCGTATGTTACTGGCTCATGGTTTCCTGCGTAAGGTATTCGAAATCTTCGAAAGCTACCAGACTTCCATCGACATGATTTGTACGTCAGAAGTAGGTGTGTCCGTTACGATAGACAACACCAAGCATCTGAATGAAATCCTCGATGACCTGAAGAAATACGGAACAGTGACCATTGACAAAGATATGTGTATCATCTGCGTTGTAGGTGACCTGGAATGGGAAAACGTCGGTTTCGAAGCAAAAGCGCTCGACGCGATGCGCGACATACCGGTGCGAATGATTTCTTTCGGTGGAAGTAACTACAACATCTCCTTCCTCATCCGGGAATGTGATAAGAAGACAGCATTACAGTCGCTGAGCGACATGCTTTTCAACAACAAATAA
- a CDS encoding cell division ATP-binding protein FtsE — protein sequence MGDEALIQYKNVEIHQQELCVLNDVNLELHKGEFVYLIGKVGSGKTSLLKTFYGELDVMDGEAEVLGYNMRSIKRKHIPQLRRKLGIVFQDFQLLTDRTVYNNLEFVLRATGWKNKQEIKERIEEVLDLVGMSNKGYKLPNELSGGEQQRIVIARAVLNSPAIILADEPTGNLDVETGKSIVELLHNICESGSSVVMTTHNLQLLKEYPGRVYRCADHQIVDVTDEYMPRQRTIEIDLNIDN from the coding sequence ATGGGCGACGAGGCGTTGATACAATATAAGAACGTAGAAATCCATCAACAGGAACTCTGTGTGCTGAATGATGTCAATCTTGAACTGCACAAAGGCGAGTTCGTCTATCTGATAGGAAAAGTAGGCTCCGGAAAAACGAGCTTGCTCAAAACTTTCTATGGCGAACTGGACGTAATGGATGGTGAGGCAGAAGTGCTGGGCTATAACATGCGTTCCATCAAACGCAAGCATATCCCGCAGCTACGCCGGAAATTAGGCATCGTATTTCAGGATTTCCAGTTGCTGACAGACCGCACCGTTTACAACAACCTCGAGTTTGTGCTTCGTGCCACAGGCTGGAAAAACAAACAAGAGATAAAGGAGCGTATTGAAGAAGTGCTCGACCTGGTAGGAATGTCCAACAAAGGCTACAAACTGCCCAATGAACTTTCCGGCGGCGAACAGCAACGCATCGTGATTGCACGTGCCGTACTCAACTCCCCGGCTATCATCCTGGCGGACGAACCGACCGGAAACCTGGACGTAGAAACAGGAAAATCCATTGTAGAGTTATTGCACAATATCTGTGAATCCGGCTCATCCGTAGTGATGACGACGCACAACCTGCAATTGCTGAAAGAATATCCCGGCAGGGTATATCGTTGTGCCGACCATCAGATTGTAGATGTCACCGACGAATACATGCCCCGTCAGAGAACAATAGAAATAGATTTAAATATAGATAACTAA
- the hisIE gene encoding bifunctional phosphoribosyl-AMP cyclohydrolase/phosphoribosyl-ATP diphosphatase HisIE, with protein sequence MELDFDKMNGLVPAIIQDNETRKVLMLGFMNQEAYDKTVETGKVTFFSRTKNRLWTKGEESGNFLHVVSIKADCDNDTLLIQANPVGPVCHTGTDTCWGEKNEEPVMFLKALQDFIDKRHEEMPEGSYTTSLFESGVNKMAQKVGEEAVETVIEATNGTDERLIYEGADLIYHMIVLLTSKGYRIEDLARELQERHSSTWKRH encoded by the coding sequence ATGGAATTGGATTTTGACAAAATGAACGGACTTGTTCCGGCTATCATACAAGACAACGAGACGCGTAAAGTCTTGATGCTGGGTTTCATGAACCAGGAAGCCTATGACAAAACGGTAGAAACAGGAAAAGTAACCTTCTTCAGCCGTACCAAGAACCGCTTGTGGACAAAAGGTGAAGAAAGCGGTAATTTCCTTCATGTCGTTTCCATCAAAGCCGATTGCGACAATGACACCCTGCTGATTCAAGCAAACCCAGTAGGTCCGGTTTGCCACACAGGTACAGACACTTGCTGGGGCGAGAAGAACGAAGAACCGGTAATGTTCCTGAAAGCATTGCAAGACTTCATCGACAAACGTCACGAAGAAATGCCGGAAGGTTCCTATACAACCAGCCTGTTTGAATCCGGCGTCAATAAGATGGCGCAGAAAGTAGGCGAAGAAGCTGTAGAAACTGTGATTGAAGCAACCAACGGGACAGACGAACGTCTGATTTACGAAGGAGCCGACCTGATTTACCACATGATTGTATTACTCACTTCAAAAGGCTATCGCATCGAAGATCTTGCACGCGAATTGCAGGAAAGACATAGCAGTACCTGGAAGAGACATTGA
- the hisF gene encoding imidazole glycerol phosphate synthase subunit HisF: MLAKRIIPCLDIKDGQTVKGTNFVNLRQAGDPVELGRAYSEQGADELVFLDITASHEGRKTFTELVKRIAANINIPFTVGGGINELSDVDRLLNAGADKISINSSAIRNPQLIDEIAKNFGSQVCVLAVDAKQTGHGWKCYLNGGRIETDKELMAWTREAQERGAGEILFTSMNHDGVKTGYANEALASLANQLSIPVIASGGAGCKEHFRDVFLQGKADAALAASVFHFGEIKIPDLKSYLCSEGIVMRK, translated from the coding sequence GTGTTAGCAAAAAGAATTATCCCTTGTCTTGACATTAAAGACGGGCAAACAGTAAAAGGAACGAACTTCGTTAATTTGCGCCAGGCCGGTGACCCGGTAGAACTGGGGCGGGCTTATAGTGAACAAGGAGCAGATGAACTTGTTTTCCTTGATATTACTGCAAGCCACGAAGGACGCAAGACCTTTACCGAACTGGTCAAGCGGATTGCGGCAAATATCAACATCCCGTTTACCGTAGGTGGCGGAATCAACGAATTGAGCGATGTAGACCGTTTGCTGAATGCCGGAGCAGATAAGATTTCAATCAACTCTTCCGCTATCCGTAATCCGCAACTGATTGATGAAATCGCCAAGAACTTCGGTTCCCAAGTCTGTGTACTGGCAGTAGACGCCAAGCAAACAGGCCACGGATGGAAATGCTACCTCAACGGCGGTCGCATCGAAACCGATAAAGAACTGATGGCATGGACAAGAGAAGCACAGGAACGTGGTGCAGGTGAAATCCTGTTCACGAGCATGAACCATGACGGCGTAAAGACCGGTTATGCGAACGAAGCCCTTGCTTCACTCGCCAACCAGCTCTCTATTCCAGTCATCGCTTCCGGCGGAGCGGGTTGTAAAGAACACTTCCGCGACGTATTTTTGCAAGGAAAGGCAGATGCGGCGTTGGCAGCCAGCGTTTTTCATTTCGGAGAAATCAAAATTCCCGATTTAAAATCGTATCTTTGCAGCGAAGGTATTGTAATGCGTAAATAG
- the hisA gene encoding 1-(5-phosphoribosyl)-5-[(5-phosphoribosylamino)methylideneamino]imidazole-4-carboxamide isomerase, with the protein MIEIIPAIDIIDGKCVRLSQGDYDSKKVYNENPVEVAREFEANGVRRLHVVDLDGAASHHVVNYRVLEQIATHTSLVIDFGGGVKSDEDLKIAFESGAQMVTGGSIAVKDPALFTHWLETYGSEKIILGADVKDHKIAVNGWKDESACELFPFLEDYMTKGIRKVICTDISCDGMLSGPSIDLYKEMLAKFPDLYLMASGGVSKIDDIIALDEAGIPGVIFGKALYEGHITLKDLRIFL; encoded by the coding sequence ATGATAGAAATTATTCCAGCCATTGATATTATTGACGGAAAGTGCGTACGCCTTTCCCAGGGAGACTACGATAGCAAGAAGGTGTATAACGAGAATCCGGTAGAAGTTGCCAGGGAGTTCGAAGCGAACGGCGTTCGCAGACTTCATGTGGTCGATTTGGACGGTGCTGCTTCTCACCATGTAGTCAACTATCGTGTGTTGGAACAAATTGCTACACATACCTCGCTTGTGATAGACTTCGGCGGTGGAGTGAAAAGCGACGAAGACTTGAAAATAGCCTTTGAAAGCGGCGCGCAGATGGTGACAGGCGGAAGCATTGCTGTGAAAGACCCCGCACTGTTTACTCATTGGTTGGAAACATACGGCAGTGAGAAGATAATCCTGGGAGCAGACGTCAAAGACCATAAGATAGCCGTCAATGGCTGGAAAGACGAAAGCGCCTGCGAACTATTCCCATTCCTCGAAGATTATATGACGAAAGGAATACGAAAAGTAATCTGCACCGACATTAGTTGTGACGGAATGTTGAGCGGCCCTTCCATTGATTTATATAAAGAAATGCTTGCCAAATTCCCCGACCTCTATCTAATGGCGAGTGGCGGAGTAAGCAAGATAGATGATATTATCGCCTTGGACGAAGCCGGTATCCCCGGAGTCATCTTTGGTAAAGCGTTGTACGAAGGACATATCACATTGAAAGATTTAAGAATATTTCTGTAA
- the hisH gene encoding imidazole glycerol phosphate synthase subunit HisH, with protein sequence MKVAVVKYNAGNIRSVDYALKRLGVEAVITADKEELQSADKVIFPGVGEAETTMNHLKATGLDELIKNLRQPVFGICLGMQLMCRYSEEGGVDCFNIFDVDVKRFVPQKHEDKVPHMGWNTIVDTNSKLFEGFTEEEFVYFVHSFYVPTCEFTAATTDYIHPFSAALHKDNFYATQFHPEKSGKTGEKILTNFLNL encoded by the coding sequence ATGAAAGTAGCAGTCGTAAAATACAATGCCGGTAATATCCGTTCTGTGGATTATGCTTTGAAGCGGTTGGGAGTGGAAGCAGTGATTACTGCCGATAAAGAAGAACTCCAGTCGGCCGATAAAGTAATCTTCCCCGGAGTAGGAGAGGCGGAAACTACCATGAACCACTTGAAAGCGACAGGACTGGACGAATTGATAAAGAACCTGCGCCAGCCTGTATTCGGAATTTGTCTCGGCATGCAATTGATGTGCCGTTATTCCGAAGAAGGGGGAGTGGACTGTTTTAATATCTTCGATGTGGACGTGAAACGTTTTGTTCCGCAGAAACATGAAGATAAAGTACCGCATATGGGCTGGAATACCATCGTAGATACGAATAGTAAACTCTTCGAAGGATTCACCGAAGAAGAATTTGTCTACTTCGTACATAGCTTCTATGTTCCGACTTGTGAATTTACTGCCGCTACGACTGATTACATTCATCCGTTCAGCGCGGCGTTGCACAAAGATAATTTTTATGCCACCCAGTTTCACCCGGAGAAAAGCGGTAAGACGGGAGAGAAGATTCTGACGAACTTCCTGAATCTATAA
- the purU gene encoding formyltetrahydrofolate deformylase, with protein sequence MMTTAKLLLHCPDKPGILAEVTDFITVNKGNIIYLDQYVDHVENIFFMRIEWELKDFLVPQEKIEDYFRTLYGQKYEMDFRLYFSDVKPRMAIFVSKLSHCLFDMLARYTAGEWNVEIPLIISNHPDLQHVAERFGIPFYLFPITKETKEEQERKEMELLAKHKITFIVLARYMQVISEQMINAYPNKIINIHHSFLPAFVGAKPYHAAFQRGVKIIGATSHYVTTELDAGPIIEQDVVRITHKDAIEDLVNKGKDLEKIVLSRAVQKHIERKVLAYKNKTVIFS encoded by the coding sequence ATGATGACAACAGCCAAACTGTTATTGCACTGTCCCGACAAACCGGGAATCCTTGCGGAAGTAACAGACTTTATTACGGTAAACAAAGGAAATATTATCTATTTGGACCAATATGTAGACCATGTAGAAAACATATTCTTCATGCGTATTGAATGGGAATTGAAAGACTTCTTAGTTCCCCAGGAAAAGATTGAAGATTACTTCAGGACACTTTACGGCCAGAAATACGAAATGGATTTCCGCCTTTATTTCTCGGATGTGAAACCGCGTATGGCTATTTTCGTTTCCAAGCTGTCTCATTGTCTTTTCGATATGTTGGCTCGTTACACCGCCGGCGAATGGAATGTGGAGATACCTCTTATTATAAGCAACCATCCCGATTTGCAACACGTGGCCGAACGTTTCGGTATTCCTTTCTATCTGTTTCCTATTACAAAAGAGACAAAAGAAGAACAGGAACGCAAAGAAATGGAACTGCTTGCCAAACATAAGATTACATTTATCGTACTGGCACGCTATATGCAAGTAATCTCCGAACAGATGATTAATGCTTATCCGAATAAGATAATCAATATCCATCACTCTTTCCTTCCTGCGTTCGTAGGGGCGAAACCTTACCATGCAGCCTTCCAAAGAGGTGTGAAAATTATCGGAGCGACCAGCCATTACGTGACAACAGAGTTGGATGCAGGTCCAATCATCGAACAGGACGTAGTACGCATCACTCACAAAGATGCTATTGAAGACCTGGTAAATAAAGGAAAAGACCTTGAAAAAATCGTTCTTTCCCGTGCCGTACAGAAGCACATTGAACGCAAAGTCTTGGCTTATAAAAATAAAACAGTAATATTCAGCTAA
- a CDS encoding alpha/beta fold hydrolase yields MKNIGKAITSIFINTLLNSCSVVSIITQSPGNLPPLLDKAGKNITNSISEKGRVGINGVSQGFFIRGENLENPIILYLHGGVPELPFILPRESQERLEKYFTVCYWEQRYAGMSYDKSINSVSFTLEQMIDDVYKMTKYLQHRFMKNKIYLVAHSWGTYLGVKSIEKYPDEYTAYIAISQITNQLESERQAYDYLLQYASAIGDTKSEKELKRFDCKAEDFPCYDYLTSIRSELLEKYGVGTLREKSSMSKLVSDVFKFKGYTISEKINFGCGSKFHTRYLFPYLFVDNLFTSSISFNLPVYFLHGKYDKTVSYTLAKKYFGVVNAPRKEFISFKNSAHSPNMDEAEEFSLIMQKILEQTK; encoded by the coding sequence ATGAAAAACATAGGGAAAGCAATAACAAGTATTTTTATAAATACTCTTTTAAATAGTTGCTCTGTAGTAAGCATAATAACACAAAGTCCAGGAAACCTACCCCCTCTACTGGATAAAGCAGGGAAAAATATAACTAATTCTATCTCTGAAAAAGGGAGAGTGGGTATTAATGGGGTTTCGCAAGGCTTTTTCATTCGTGGTGAGAATTTAGAAAATCCTATAATATTATACTTGCACGGTGGTGTTCCTGAACTACCTTTTATTCTTCCACGTGAGAGTCAGGAAAGGTTAGAAAAGTATTTTACTGTATGTTATTGGGAGCAGCGATATGCAGGGATGTCATACGATAAATCAATCAATTCCGTTAGTTTCACTCTCGAACAGATGATTGATGATGTTTATAAAATGACAAAATATCTCCAGCATCGTTTTATGAAAAACAAAATATATTTGGTGGCTCACTCGTGGGGGACTTACCTCGGAGTTAAGTCCATAGAAAAATATCCGGATGAATATACTGCATACATAGCCATAAGTCAAATAACAAATCAGTTAGAGTCTGAACGTCAGGCTTACGACTATTTACTTCAATATGCATCTGCTATTGGAGATACTAAATCAGAAAAAGAGCTGAAAAGGTTTGATTGTAAAGCAGAGGATTTCCCATGCTATGATTATCTGACTTCAATACGGTCTGAACTGTTAGAAAAATACGGAGTTGGGACATTACGGGAAAAATCTTCAATGTCAAAACTAGTAAGCGATGTTTTCAAGTTTAAAGGATATACTATTTCAGAGAAGATTAACTTTGGATGTGGCTCTAAATTTCACACGAGATATCTTTTTCCCTATCTGTTTGTAGATAATCTTTTTACGTCATCAATATCTTTTAATCTGCCTGTCTATTTCCTGCATGGAAAATATGATAAAACGGTATCATACACGTTAGCCAAAAAATATTTTGGGGTTGTCAATGCTCCACGCAAAGAATTTATTTCATTTAAGAACTCGGCGCATTCTCCTAATATGGATGAAGCAGAAGAATTTTCACTTATAATGCAAAAAATATTGGAACAAACAAAATAA
- a CDS encoding LuxR C-terminal-related transcriptional regulator: MNAEKKQKIWEAHKRHIELLAKVNNSYVFVVDQHVKYLYLSDSYIRFFGYNPDTLEFQNKEKNYFESRIHPEDLIVLSNTQQRLFEYLHTTQTNKILEYKLVYEFRILNSYNKYVRIISQHQVLELDENGVPWLVMGIADLSPNTAPLDNIKIQVVNFITGETLPLNKFEEKELIEFTPREKEILLLIKSGMLSKEISDRLSVSIHTVNKHRQNIMRKMNADNIIEAIEYARKLGLLD; encoded by the coding sequence ATGAATGCAGAAAAAAAACAAAAGATATGGGAAGCTCATAAAAGGCATATTGAACTGCTTGCTAAAGTAAATAACAGTTATGTGTTTGTTGTAGACCAACATGTGAAATACCTTTACTTGTCAGATAGTTACATTCGTTTCTTCGGATATAATCCAGATACATTAGAATTCCAGAATAAAGAAAAAAACTATTTCGAATCCCGCATACATCCGGAAGATTTAATTGTATTGAGTAATACACAGCAGAGATTATTTGAGTATTTACATACAACTCAAACGAATAAGATTTTAGAATATAAGCTTGTTTATGAATTTAGAATTCTAAATTCATACAATAAATATGTTCGTATCATCAGCCAACATCAGGTATTGGAGTTAGATGAAAATGGCGTTCCCTGGCTTGTAATGGGTATTGCTGATCTATCCCCTAATACTGCACCGTTAGATAACATCAAGATTCAAGTAGTAAACTTTATCACTGGCGAAACTCTGCCTTTAAATAAATTCGAGGAAAAAGAACTTATTGAATTTACCCCAAGAGAAAAAGAAATATTACTTTTAATAAAATCGGGTATGCTTAGCAAGGAAATTTCCGATCGTCTGTCAGTAAGTATTCATACCGTAAATAAACACCGTCAAAATATAATGCGAAAAATGAATGCTGACAACATAATCGAAGCCATTGAATATGCCAGAAAGCTTGGATTATTGGATTAG
- a CDS encoding winged helix-turn-helix transcriptional regulator, whose protein sequence is MYEKKIPFDIDCGIRIAMEVISGKWKSCIIFELSNGAKRPSEIHRLFPEANSRVINQQLKELEMHGIIEKKIFAELPPHSEYSITPLGRTLLPIIEKLEEWGNSFRPNMKKMLGMEE, encoded by the coding sequence ATGTACGAAAAGAAGATACCTTTTGATATCGATTGTGGAATTAGAATTGCAATGGAAGTAATTAGTGGTAAATGGAAAAGTTGCATCATATTTGAATTGAGTAACGGTGCAAAACGTCCCAGTGAAATACATAGACTATTCCCTGAAGCTAACTCACGTGTCATTAATCAGCAATTGAAAGAATTGGAAATGCATGGGATAATAGAAAAGAAGATATTTGCGGAACTTCCGCCTCATTCGGAATATTCCATAACTCCACTAGGCAGAACATTATTACCGATAATTGAAAAGTTGGAAGAGTGGGGGAATAGCTTTCGTCCGAATATGAAGAAAATGTTGGGTATGGAAGAATAG
- a CDS encoding RloB family protein: MTATKRKNVNPRIERKIVRISGVREVKQTFLIICEGANTEPDYFNAFRLTSANVKAVGQGMSTLALVQKAISIREWERQKGRTYNQNWVVFDKDDFPENDFNSAILLARQKGFEVAYSNQAFEFWFLLHFNLYQGALHRSRYESMLTALLGFPYTKRAEVSSKMFNALFSKQEQAINHAKTIMKQFDGSNPARYESSTTVYLLVEELNKFL, from the coding sequence ATGACCGCTACGAAAAGAAAAAATGTAAATCCACGCATCGAGAGAAAAATAGTTCGAATAAGTGGTGTGCGTGAGGTAAAACAAACGTTTCTGATTATTTGTGAAGGAGCTAATACTGAACCGGACTATTTTAATGCTTTTCGTTTGACTTCTGCTAATGTGAAAGCCGTTGGTCAAGGTATGAGTACATTGGCTTTAGTGCAAAAGGCTATCAGTATAAGAGAATGGGAAAGGCAAAAAGGGAGGACGTATAATCAGAACTGGGTTGTCTTTGATAAAGACGATTTTCCTGAAAATGATTTTAACTCTGCTATCCTATTAGCACGCCAAAAAGGTTTCGAAGTGGCTTATAGTAATCAAGCTTTTGAATTTTGGTTTTTGCTTCACTTTAATCTGTATCAGGGAGCTTTACATCGTTCCAGGTATGAAAGTATGCTTACAGCCTTACTTGGATTTCCTTATACAAAGAGAGCTGAGGTAAGTTCTAAAATGTTTAATGCTTTGTTCTCTAAACAGGAACAGGCTATTAATCACGCTAAAACTATCATGAAACAATTTGATGGAAGTAATCCGGCACGATATGAGTCTTCTACTACTGTGTATTTGCTGGTAGAAGAATTGAATAAATTCTTATAA